caattttaataaatttatttcatttttgaaaattaaatattattgttagacaatttatttttgaaattaacatttaaaaaaattatgcaTTTAAGGGCCTAATGAATCTTTGAAATAATTGCTACAAAATTACATTTCCTAATTAATATTCGAAATGTGTTCGGCTTAATTTCCGCTAGTTTTAATAGAAGGAAAATTAAACAATTCGCCGAATGCAGCATAATTTGCAAAAATAATTTCTAAATGCATCACTATGTTCCCATCCCTcgatataaatttaaaaaatttaatgaaaaatgtCACGAAATATTGTAGAACAAAATGTAATGtcattctttcttttctatagaCAAAATTGCACGTATTGAAAATcgatatatatgataaataTGACGGCTTAAAAAAGATTGGGAAAGCTTTTTTTATTGATCAGCGATTGTATCGGAAGCTCGATTAGCAGTATTAAGGCTTACTGTCATTAAattcggcgtcgcgacgccatTGCGCGAGCGGTGTCAGTGTCTTTAAAAATATATGTTTAAAAAGCATGCTCAGTCGAAATGGGATTATTTAAACattataaaattctttaaaTTGTACGAAAATACTGTGACGAACCTGTGATGCTGTGACAATAGCGATTTTCCTTCCAAGAAAATTTTATACTTATTCGAAAAAcaaatgtttatttatttttaatcgtttttcatttttgttttcattcGACATTTCCAATTATATCGTTGCATTGTTTGAATTTTGATAATCGATGCGATTTTGTTGCAAAAAATTCGTATTTGAAAATCGTTTTTTCGTCTAGTACTAACAGtatttttagaaaattatttaaagaagAAAATCGCAGAAATTTGTTTGCGTTATTTAAACATAAACATATTCGGTGCATAGAATAATTCTATACAAGATTCTATAGaatacaatgacatagatttatataatattgcaaacaTCAAAACAAGtctaaacaattatttaagCAAATTAGAAACTGTTAGGCATtcaattaaatttcaattttgTATGTTATAAATTTTTTACTAAATCCATCCAAATATAATTGGTGCATATTTTTGTAACACTACAAacattttaatatgtttaaacaattttcaaacAAGACGAAAAATTTCCCAAGTCAAAAGATCGAAACTTTTTCAAGTTGATTGGAAATTTTTTccaaaattaaattttacaagaaacaagaataattaatttttattctcattatataaaaaataatcctCAATTGTAAAATTTAACAACTTCGtggatttaaatttatttcCCGAAAAGTACAAGTTCTTAAAAAATGCATCCTGCGGTAATTGCAacgtattttacataaaaatctccAATTTGTAAATGCGCTGCCATTGTCACTGCATATCACAGAAGTTATGAATAACTAAAAAATGATTATGCGTCTCTTTCATGTATTGTTGTAATTGACTTGTGCAGGTTGCAACGTTCACTATTTCAGCAGCCCTTTTTTCGAATATAATCGCCCAAAAGGTAGGTCTTTTTGGGGAGTTGTCACAGAAAATCTAAGCAACATAACACTGAAAATCTTTTTCGAATTTGTTCGAGCAAtattccatgccatacacaaatTTTCGTTACATACTATAGTTAATACCATTCAATATGGCACTGACTCACTTCAGAATACCATGACATTCCATAAAATTGCCAAAAATTAAAAGCATAgcagatttttaattaatttgaaggtatatcatactattgcaataaaaatcTAATAAACAATTTTGCAGAAAACTATATTAAAAAAATGAGTTATTGAAAACCGATTTGCTCCCATGAACAAACTCATAAATCTTAACAAATCTTCTCGTTTCATTTTGGACAGATTTTCGGAAAGTTATGGCATTTGTACTGTATTGTTAGAAACAGTATAAATTATAGCATGCAATAAACATTCGTGTCCAGTGATGATTTATGCCCGAGCAAATTGTAAAGTGTTTTCAAAAGTCACTTATCTTCCTTGGTGGATTCGATGGACCAGATTTAGCCGAAATTACGGTACACCCTATATGTGGGGTTCAAGACCTGCCTCGAGACACCGTAAAAGAGTCAACGGAGAATCTCTAACTCCAACAATCCCCGTGCTTGCGGATGTTTGCGATGACGAAAAGGCAGTAACGAAACGAAGTTGCAATCCTGGATGAGAATCTTCATCTCCGCTGTTTATTATTGACACAGCATCAAACGAAACGCTGGAGAGACACGGAGGACCGAATACCGTGTGTGCGCAGCATAATTCATTGAATACAATGCCACAAAATCCAGACCGGTCCTGCGATCTTTCTTCTTCGAAACCTGGAGTTCAACCAATTTGCACAGCGCATTCAAAAAGCCGCCGCTCCGAATTTTTTCCGGATACACTGGCGTCGCGATTCCCGTTTCACCGATTCGTCCAGTTAGCATGGAACCCTCCCCCACCGTCTGCAATAAATTTATCGATTTCCGTCAAGTCGTTTGCTCGCGTAACATCCTCGAACAAAAAGTCAGGCATTTCTACGATCATTTTGAGGTTCTTGTTTTTTCGCAACCAGGATTCTGAACTTGAAAGTCGAAATTAAATTGCAGAATATGTGTCTGGATATGTTGGACACGTGCCAGATATTTCCCGGAATTTTCGCATCCAATTAAACGGGAAAATAGGCCAAAAATTGATGTTTCGATTTCGACCCATTCAGTCGACAATTTTTCAATCATTGTACAGAATCGGCATGAAATCGACCGCCCCCCCATGAAAGCTCACCGAACTCATCCCCTAAATCTATTCGCCTGTCCGGCGCGGTGCGTGCTTCCCCGCATCGGTAGAGGAACTTCCGAAAATCGGTCAAATCTGATTACGCTGAAAGGCAAATACCTTTACTTCGCATAGAAACAATGTTTGCGAAAGGGATTTTTAACGAAACGAAAGCTAAGTCAAACCCAACTCAGACCTAACCTAGATGTCGGTAAGGCAGAGAGTGACGTGTCAGTAATAACATATTCTTCTCGACAATTTCGATTTTGACTAGAGCAACCGAAAACTTTTCTAGCGAATGTTGTATTTATGCGAGTTAAAAAGCTCTATGTAAAATGTGAATTATACTGAAAGTAAACTTGAATCTAACCTACACCTAACCTAGTTGTCGATAACCAAAAAACTTTCTCGCAAATATAGTTCGTATCTAAAACAAGGTTCTATGCAGAATTTGGACGAAATTTGAGCACAACAGTTTTTCGAGTCGCCGAAAATCCTTCTCGCAAACACGGTTTTCACCTAAAACAGAGTTCTACGGAAAATCAGAGAAATGGTAAagcaatttctgtaaaattgTGCGCTTTAATTTTCGAGCCGCCAAAAGTCCCTTTCGCAGACGCTCTTTTCATCTAAAGCAGGGCTCTGCGCGACATTTGAGAGAAACTCGCGCGTGAAAATGGTAAAGTAATTTATGCAAAATTTTGTACGGCGACTTTCGAGTCGCAAGAAATCCATCTGGCAAACGTTgtttctatgcgaaacgaagcTATGTGCTTAGTTTCAGCGCGATCGAGTTCGGCGGGTTTACGGAAGTCCGTACGCGTTAAACAAACACCCATACATATACAGTATATACACCGTTGAATGCGACCTAAAACTCTATGAACGCGTCCTAGCCTCTATATACAGAAAGCGCACAATACTGTGTATCGCGTCGTTATGCTACTTTTATTGTCCAGTTTCAGCATCGACATGGCACGATGCGTAAATTTCAAAATTATCTACGGAAGGCCTTCCGGTCGTCCCCTTTACGTCATATGCAGATCCCCTTTCAGTATCCTGGTGAATGTCTTCTTGAACTGCTGGTTAGCCAGCGCGTAACAAAAGGGGTTCATGGGGCTGTTGGCGTAGCAGAGGAAATAGGAGAACATGAAGAGGTGTCCGTTGGTGCAGGGCGGATCGGAGCAGAAGCCCTCCACCAGGGCGATGATGTGATACGGCGTCCAACAGACGACGAAAGCCCCCAAGATGAAGGAGATGGTTCTGAACGCCTTTCCAGCTCTGTTCTCGGTCCGAGACTTCTGTCTACCCATGGTGGGGTCCCTCCTCTGAGTCTTGCTCTTGAGCCTCTTCCCGAAAGTCTTGACGAAGTCCCTCCTGGACCCTCCGTCCCTGCTTTCcctcttcttctgcttcttcgaGTCCTCGTTCCCGGTGGTTCCAGAGATCGTGGGCACCATGCTGCCGCTAGAAGACGAGTTTTGAGCATTGCCGGCCTTGCTGGCCTCGGAAAGCTGGCTCATCACCATGCTGAACGTTTCGGGGGCGCTGACGACCGTGGTGACAGGCTGCTGCTTAGTGTCCTCTACCTTCACGCTGACCTCCGTCTGCACTTTGCTGACCGGCGAGGTCTGCGACGCCACGTTCGTCTTCTGCGTTATGAACACCCTGGGAGGATGGGTCTGGCTGGAAGCGTTGGACATGGGCGGCTGGCTGTGCTTGCTCTGCGTGTTGATAGATTGCGCCTGCGTCGCCCTGATCAGCGCTGTTTGCAGCAGCGTGGTGCTAGGCGCTGCTGTCGTGTTGCCGAGGATCGGCGAAGACGGTGCCGTGGAGAGCGGGTGCGCCAGGCTGCAAGAGAAGGAGGACGGCGGGCTTTCGCAGGAGGGGCTGGGCAGGATCACCGAGCTTTCGTCCATGAACCTCAAGTCGGCGCTGTCGAGACCCGTCAAGATGTCGTAGGTTCTCTGAGTCACCACTAGGGACTTAGGTCTGTCGATCGACGAGGAAGTTAGGGGGCTGTCCGAGACTGGAGGGCTGCTCTGGAACTGCATAGGCGGGGGGATGATGTTCTGCTGGCTGCCGCTGATGGACCTGGTAGGCTGCGTGGGTGGCGAGGTCTCCGCGGAGGGTATAGCTTGCTTGCTACCCGCTTCCCCATTGGAATTCAGCGACTGCTCTGGCGTCAGGGTGTGGCTGCTCGACCTGTCCGGGTTTTCAGTGTCCAGGAGGCTGGTCTCCTGGATCCTGGGCAGTGCTTGCGCCCTCTGCGTGTCGCAGGTGGGACTAGTAGGTAGGGTCTTCGCTGGGACGATGCCGTTCAGGCAGCTGTTGGCGACGAAGACCTGCAACGCTCCCGACTGCGCCACCAGGTCCGCTACCGACGACCGCTTCCTGAGGTGGGTCTGGTGCTGAGACGGGCCGCATGTGCTCTCCTCGTCGGAGTCGACCATGGGGCTGCTGGAGGGCTCGGACCTCTCGGTCTCAGCGGCCAAAGTGCTCGCTTGCTTGCCCGCAGAGTCACCGAGACCCGTAGATGTCTTCGAGGACGTCTTCTGCCCGGacccgtcgccgtcgccgccgtctTCCGCCGAGGTAGCCATCTTCTGCTTGTCCTGGCTCAGCAGGGTGCTCTGCGTCTTCGACATCCCTATGCTGGCCGCCATTCCGGACATGGCGCCCGCGCTCTGCGCCACCACGAACTGCATCTGTCTCTGCTTGATTTCGCTCTTCTTCTGCATGTCGTACGCGGTCTTGAAGATGCAGCCGTAGAGGATGAAGAGCACCACCAGCGTGGTCCAGTAGTAGCCTATGATCAGAGCGGTGTTGAACACTGGCTCCTTCAAAAACTGGACCGCGCACTGGCCGGGGCTCAGGTCCCTGCGACCCGTGAAATGCTCCCAGCCGAAGATACTGATGAAGAACAGCAGCGCCGGGATGATCCAGGTGATCGACACCATCCAGATCACTCGGTTCTTGGTCCGCCAACTCCGGTAGCGAGCCGCGATTCTTACCGAGCAGAACCGATCGATCGTGATCAGGAGGACCGTGTACTGGGAGACCAGGCAGACCGTGTAGTCCACGGACAGCCACAGGTCGCACAGCAGCGAACCCAGGTTCCAGTAGCCCATTAAGACGTATACCGTGTAGAACGGCATCGAGACTGTACCTGTGCAACACGAGACTCGTGGGTtattttgtttttcatggaaGGTTTTTATTGAGGCGATAACATGGAGATATTGGTGATATCGTTGATATATGTATGAAATTATTGTAAGCTCTTGAAAGGGCTGATGAGAATGTTTACCAGAGGAATGTCTAAataaacttctttattaaatCGCATATCATCGTCGCAATAGtacgaaatttaaataaattcaattttgtcaCGTTTGTAAAACAGTGTACAAAGTGTTCCAAAATTGTTGCAGGCCCTTGAAAAGAGCTTCcttaggtgatttgaagtaattttttcctttgcgaaaatgttctccctTGCttcgttaatgagttattaacgaaaaacacggaccaatcgGAGTGCGAGTACATCTGACGCGTTCCAGCGCAACCAATGCGGCGCGCTGCGACATTGCGCTTGGTTTTGCCCTGGGCAGGGCGCCGGCTGTACTCGATCTCTGATTGGTCCGTGTTGATTCGTTAATAACTTCTTAACGAAGCTGcgaagaacattttcgctaaggaaaaagttttccCGAATCATCCCAGGAATCACCCTTTTCAATGGTTTACCATATTTTTGGAACATTCTGTACAGTGATTCTCAAAATTATTTGGCACAATTTGAAACCGAGAATTCGCAGATTTATCAGATTATTTTGCAGACTCCTTGCGTAAACAAACAGTCATTGTGAAATTAATTATCAAATATCATTGAACAAATTGTACGAGCTTTAAAAGAGCAGACTTACTGTATTTGAAATTACAGAAAATCATTGAAAGGGAATCAataaataatcgaaaattataaaACCTTAATGAtcgataaaattgattaaaaaacAATTATACACAAACATGTATTCATTTAAACAATGCCACTCTCAGGGCACtgaattatctttgaaattcatTGTCTAGATTATTTCTAAAAACAATTCACTGAATAAtactttttaattttgtttcccTGTTATTGCGTTATGGAAAAGTTTTTCTATGGAGAAAGTTATGAAGCTAAGTTACATAGCTATCGCAAATCGATAAATTTGTGAAAAAGCTCACCAATAAGCACATCGGTGGCTGCTAATGATGCGATGAAGTAGTTGCTGGGTTGCCTGATAGTCCTATCTACGATAAACGCCAGAAGAACGAGAATGTTACCGCCGACAGTTAACAGTATACATAATGCGAGGCAGACAGCAATCAGTATCGTTTGCCAGAGTTCGAAGGGTGGTTCAGCAGGTATGAAACTTTCCGCTGTTGAATACACAGATATCTTGTCAGTAAATTGTCACGAAAACGTTGCCTCGTTTCTAACATTTTCGCGAGCTTTTAATTCCACGGGTCGATGAGAATATCGATTTTTGTTGAACGTTAACATCTTACAGATGCGCGTTACGTGAAATTTCATCGAACCAAAAGTATCTCGCTAAATACAGTAGCGGACATATATTTAAGATCACTTggaaaacggtataacttttttttaaactgaactaaataacttgaatttttttagatgatagaggggccaatttactagacaatgactgtaatacttttttcaatattttacgattacttggaatgacaaaaaaaattaagaaaactcATGGTTTTCAACTTTCTTTtctgagcctgtaacaaaaattttaaaaatgcatttcgtagTTCTTGGTTAGTtacatgcatgctgaaaatttcatcgatattGGTTGACCTTGATAGGAGCTATAAGAAATTGAAGAACGCAAAAATCGCATTTTTGTTCCGAATTTGAACGCTTTTGACCAATAAGTgtgagaaatctgcagtttttaaaatcttttgaCGCTTGTAACTTGATTTTGCATTAACCaatatcgatgaaattttcagcatgcatataactaaccaagatctacaaaatgcattttttacattgtcgttacaggctcagataaaagaattgaaaaccatgagtattttaatttttttgtcattccaagtattcgcaaaatttaaaaaaatgtattagAGTCAATGTCTAGTAGACCGcttcctctatcatctaaagaaaattcaagttatttagttcagtttctaaaaaagttataccgtttccCAAGTGATCTTAAACATATGTCCGCTACtgtaaataattatacaatttcaCGAATCAAAGTGGCTTTGTAATTATTAACAGAAGAAATATGTTAACACATTGAGTGAACAATTCCTTTGCATTTACCATGAAAATAGATATAAAAttctttatataataatatgtctGGAAAAACGAATTATTttgatacaacaaattttatGATTTCTACTCATTAGTATTACTTTAAtgatatttattaatacaaattaattTCTCGTAAGATCCAAAATTTGAAATGCTTGaaactataaaatataatttttaccAAATTATGTTTAGATTTATGAATTCACTTTTTGTTAATATTTTGATGTAATTTTTGCGACTGGTTTCATCATAAAAATTGAATAGCAAATGCAGTCGTagaaatgtaatttaatttttgttgAAATGGAGGTGTACGTTTCTCGCAGCCATGGTATATAGCTTTTGGTATTCGACGATGCTATTCAAGGGGGAATTCAACAGAATTACCGGTCGATAAAGCTGTTGTGGTGCCAGCTATCGAGCAACAGTTGGTATTATTTGTCGGGAACAGGTCTGACAGAACTTCCACGTATTCACCGCTGCTCCAGCGCGGATCATCCGGGTCAGGCCATGTTCCATTAAACTGGGTGCATTCCGTTAAAACCTGGTTGGACATGCGACAAAGACGTTCCCGTTGTCTCTCCCGTTTCCTGGAAACATAACAGATCACCTCATTTTTCATTTGCACTCTTACACACCCGCAAATCCTAGATATGAATTTTTCGTTATTCAATTCTCACGACCGTTCAACCCTACAATTTTCGGTAGTAAAATATCTTTCCTCGTTTATTTATGTGTTTTTTTATGATATCTTTGGTCGGTGCATTCAAGATGAATCGTTGTAATTGCTATTTGGGTGATTCGAGATTCttcgttaataatattaaaagtcAAAATTCGACAATTTCTTTTACCATTTAACTCCAATATGTTTGGTGGCAAAATATTTTCGCTCGATTTAATAAACGTTGAAAATATTCCTGCATTTCTTTATCATCATATTTTCACTTGATGCGTTTAAGAAGAATTATTGTTTGTCTGATTCGAGGGTCTTCGTTGGCAACATTGAATGTTAAAAATTCGAAAATTCTTTTTACAGTTCGACAATTTTTGGTGGCGAAATATGTTCTTGTCTGATTCAATAAAtatggaaaaatatttttatatcttttgcATTGCTCTCGTCTGACTCGTTGCGTTTGTAAAGGATTTTTGAATTGCCAATGTTTGGACAATTTTTCGTTCACCAGATTAACTATACAGAAGAGTGTTCTAAACATCGTGGCGCAACCGGTTAGCCAGCAATTCTACCTGTAAAAATAAGATAACACCATCGTTATGACCGACTATGCCACGACTTTTAGGACAATTcaaaaatgtttttaaaaacataCTCTCTCGACTTTTGGTGAAAGAAACGTGTCGCAAATaatctcgtttcttttttttataattcttaaCACAGTTAAAAAATACATTAAAATTGTCTAAGTTCATTAGCAAACAATTTTGTGTTTCCATTGTTTCGTAGAAATCGTAATTGATAAACTTTCgcatatttaaaataaatgagAAAGACAACAAGCTGTTAAAATTATGTAAACGACAAATAATatttttcgtttcatttttgGCACGCACGACGAAACAGCGTCGACAATTTAAATTCGCCGATCTAAAAATTGGACAAACAAGAAAGAAGAAAATGGATGATCTATTCGAGTGGATAAAAGGTTGAATTAATAAAATGAATTGTTCGAGAAAATATGGAGCCGCGATACGTAACGAAGCGTGTCGCACGTGATGCACGGCAGCGTACCTTTAAATTCATTAAGAAGAAACGTGATACATACATGTGCTGCACGAGTGCCATGAATAATACACTTTTCATGCTGCTGGACGTCGGTGACTCGCGTGCCTTATCGATTTCCTATCAGTCGCTATAGAATATTGTTCAGATTCTTTTGTAATCCATGTAAAAAGGAGAAGAAACAGAAAAACAGACCATAAAATGCGAAAAAAAGGTCACGTCGGGACGATATTAAAACCTCCCTTTAACCCGTTCGCGAAAACTCGACCGTTTCCCGTTTCTAGATTTTACAAAACGCCTCCTATGATTACTGTTCGTGAAATAAAAAGCGAGACTCTTTATCGATTAATGCCAACATGAAGAGAATAAAAGCTGGATTTGTCGATATTCTACTCTCGACGGCAATATAAGTTATAAAAAAAGTTATACAACCCTAGCTTGaacaataatatgtataattacTGTGTataatatactactatatattattagatattattaatataataatac
This genomic stretch from Megalopta genalis isolate 19385.01 chromosome 5, iyMegGena1_principal, whole genome shotgun sequence harbors:
- the mAChR-B gene encoding muscarinic acetylcholine receptor — its product is MELNGTELGLNGTETNRTSSPVFIISTHYMTQWKRERQRERLCRMSNQVLTECTQFNGTWPDPDDPRWSSGEYVEVLSDLFPTNNTNCCSIAGTTTALSTAESFIPAEPPFELWQTILIAVCLALCILLTVGGNILVLLAFIVDRTIRQPSNYFIASLAATDVLIGTVSMPFYTVYVLMGYWNLGSLLCDLWLSVDYTVCLVSQYTVLLITIDRFCSVRIAARYRSWRTKNRVIWMVSITWIIPALLFFISIFGWEHFTGRRDLSPGQCAVQFLKEPVFNTALIIGYYWTTLVVLFILYGCIFKTAYDMQKKSEIKQRQMQFVVAQSAGAMSGMAASIGMSKTQSTLLSQDKQKMATSAEDGGDGDGSGQKTSSKTSTGLGDSAGKQASTLAAETERSEPSSSPMVDSDEESTCGPSQHQTHLRKRSSVADLVAQSGALQVFVANSCLNGIVPAKTLPTSPTCDTQRAQALPRIQETSLLDTENPDRSSSHTLTPEQSLNSNGEAGSKQAIPSAETSPPTQPTRSISGSQQNIIPPPMQFQSSPPVSDSPLTSSSIDRPKSLVVTQRTYDILTGLDSADLRFMDESSVILPSPSCESPPSSFSCSLAHPLSTAPSSPILGNTTAAPSTTLLQTALIRATQAQSINTQSKHSQPPMSNASSQTHPPRVFITQKTNVASQTSPVSKVQTEVSVKVEDTKQQPVTTVVSAPETFSMVMSQLSEASKAGNAQNSSSSGSMVPTISGTTGNEDSKKQKKRESRDGGSRRDFVKTFGKRLKSKTQRRDPTMGRQKSRTENRAGKAFRTISFILGAFVVCWTPYHIIALVEGFCSDPPCTNGHLFMFSYFLCYANSPMNPFCYALANQQFKKTFTRILKGDLHMT